The DNA segment cgatccctgggtctggaagatcccctggagaaggaaatggcaacccactccagtattcttcttgcctggagaatcccatggagggaggacctggtaggttatagtccacggggtcaaaaagagtcaagcGAGCGACTTCACTTGATGCGTAGGTTGAGGACATATTACTAATGAAACTAAGGGACCTCATGCTCCCCATTAGAAAGCTGCAAGTGTAACACACAACCCAACCCATGTGCAATGAATACTTTAGGGAGCAATTTAGAAAATTCATAAATTTGGtactaaaatatattacaaaagcTGAAATTAAGGAGAGTATTCTGAGATTTTTCACTCAAGAAGCCTGACTTGGCTGTTGCACTTCTCGCTCCAAATAAATAGGCTTTACAAACTAATTTTGAATCTAGTTAACAGTGGATCAGTTTCCTTGAGCTTGATAATAACATGAAGTGAACCAGGAGTTCTACGATCACAAACCTGGTGACCATGGAGCTCTGAAGTAAACTGTGAAGATTAGGCTTAAAAAGCATTAAGAAGGTCTCATCAGTTCTCCTGCGTTTCCTTCATAAATGAGCAAAGTATCTGACTAGTTTGTCACAGCAGAAAATAAGGGTTTTAAGGGAGTAATGGATTTACAGAATAGCACAACGTACCAAAAATCCTGGTTAGTATAGAACGGGGTTTCTCAATCTTGCCACTACTGACATTTTAGGCCGAACATTTCTCAGCTCTGGAGGCGAGAGGATGTTTAAGGCCACTATGGTCtccacccactagatgccagcatCATTCTCCTCCTAAGACAACTGAAAGAGtttccagggggaaaaaatgccaAATGTCTCTGGGAGAAAAATAATCCCTCCGTGAAAACCTCTGCTGTGTAAGTAAATGCTCTCTTGGGGGCACagcttaaaacttaaaaagagtTCCCCTCAAtataggaaaaacattttaaataaacttgaaGTAACCCTAATTGCTGAACAGTCTGTTATCAAATGAGCTAGATGATCCCAAAATAACAAGTCACTTATTCTATGTAATTAATAGAGGAGAGTTTGTGTCCATCAGCAATGTAGTGGGCTCAGACTGCTCTGGGTGATCTTTAAAGGAAGCCCAGAATCAGTGACAAAAACCATCATTACTATAAGCGAATTAGAGCAGGTCTGAGGGGAAAAGGGCAGGAGCTGAGATACAGACTGGAAAtgactggaaaaaaaagttaGGTACAGGGAGAAACAATACATATTGAATAAAGGCTAAAGAAAAAGTGTCAAAAAACCTTTTAAACACACTGTTTTGGCATTAttgatttattacattttattctgatatacttttttaattgatGAAATGACTATGGAAGAATGGTGAGCGAGAGAGAATTTGAAGATGGGGATGGAGCCATGAGCCAAGACAGCAGGCACTCTCTAGAAGAGGAAAAGGGCCAAGAAATGGATTCTTCCCTCTACAGTCTCCAGAAGGAGCTCGCCTGTAACTTTAGTCCTAGACTTTAGCTCAGTAAGGTCAGTGACAGGCTTCTGACTGACAGCAGCAAGAGAAAACGAATATACTCCTGTGATGTCCCCCACAAGTTAAACACTGCAATTCATTTTTTTACTCACTCCTGCAAGAGAGTTTTGAAGTTGCTGccaccatccccattttacagatgagtacaATGCAGAAATCTGGGAGTTTAAGTGCTCTGTCCAAGGCCAATGAGAAAGGAACTCAGGACCAGGTGTTCCACGCTGAGGCTGCCTTACTCCAAAGCCCACGCTATTTCTAGTCACAAAGCAGCCCTGATGGAGAGCCTCTTTTTCTATAGTGACCCACTGAGAGAAAATTTTTCACCAGTGACCACCAACTGGGAGAAGTGAGGAGCCATGAAAATCCCTAGGTTCCTACCCATCTGCTTCAAGGCACAGGCATCAAACTCTCCTTTCAGACTTCAGTGGAGTCTGTCATGCCAGACAAGATGGCTTGAGAAGCTTTTGTGACAAAGTTATCTTTTACTAGGGAGTATTTTTTATTGCACTGTTACGGGTCTTTTCACTTGAGCAGCTAATACAGAAAAGCCTTTCATCTTGTCAaacacttctctttcttttctttttttaactttctgatcTTCTCCATGCCAATACACTTTAATTAAATAATACCTCACCAAATTAAGAGACTGAAGTTGAGTCAGACATATTTATTCTTTACGGATACTGTACTGGATTGAATGGTGACCACTAAAAATTCACAtccacccagaacctcagaatttATTTGGAAATTCGGTCTTTGCAGACACAGGATGAGGTAATTCTGGATTAGGGTTGGCCCCTAGTGCAGTAACAtctgtccttgtaagaagagaaaatagaccctcagacatacacacagaggagAAAGCCATGTTGAAGCCAGAGGAAGAGGGTGGAGATACAAAGCTACAATCAAGGAGGGTCAAAGACTGCTGGCAGCCCCACGGCAGGGAAAGGCAGGGAAAGATCCTCCCCTAGAGCCATCATAGagagcacagccctgctgacattGATACCAAACTTCTACCCTCCTCAACCTTAGAGAACGAATTTCTGCTGTTTCTAAGCCACCCCGTTTGTAGTACTTTGCAGtcctaggaaattaatacagaaTATTAAGTAGGTAAAGGGTTATTTTTGGCTTATAGTTGCGAGTGCTAACATACTGCAGTAATATACTGGTTTGATAAATGTAAAATCCTTACAGTGTCTATAAACCAACTTCTGTTAAGTCTTATTTCAAGAATGTCATTCTGTTATGAAGCACAGTTAAGACACTAGCTCTGCAAAAATGCAATAAGCTGATAGCACATAATTAATCTCATGTCTTTATTGCATTTACTTCTTTAAATAGCACAGAGGAGAGTCAGGATACTGTATTTGTTGCTAAAAAGTATAATGTCTACTCTTTTTCCTGAGGCAAAAGCAATAGTACTTTATAGGAGAAATCAAGTAAACAGAAATAAAGGtaataaacagtaaaaagaaagagACATCCCTTCTACTGATATCAACTTCTCCACAAATATCCGTCATTTCTTACCTATATTATCCTTTTCTTTGCAAGAAATTGAATAGCAGCAAATTTCTCTATCCTGAATAGCAGACAGATTCCTGTAAGAAGCAGAATTAGGAAAGTAAGTCTGGGCTTTTAAAACAATTGTCATCTTGTCTCTCTATGCTCAATACTActtgttcttttaaattattatactgAAGAAATTATGTTATTACTAATAAAATTTTACGGGTTTACTTCTCTAGTATGTCAAGTTTATCTACCCCAAAACAGGGCTATGATCATTACTAAATAATGGAGCAaggctaaacaaaacaaaaaaatagtacATTTTGTGGGCAAAATAgaaccaattaaaaacaaaaaaaaaacgaaaaaaaaacCATCATTCATTCTTAAGACATACATTTTTTCAATTAGCTGTTTCTCATCCAAGGCATTAGGAAGATCTCTCTTGTTTCCAAGTACTAgcacctttaaaaagaaaagtcactgagtaaattttatgtaagaaaatgTCACAGAAGCATATTCACATGTGTCCACAGTAAAATTAGGAGGTTACTGCATGCCACAGTATTAAAAGCATATTTACATGACCACTGGCCTATCTCATTCACTTTCGTAATTCAAATAAGCATTTACTCTAACTTCTATTAATGCCACGCAGATGTCTAATTCAATACGTGGCTACCAACTTCTATTTAAGATATTCTAAGTCTATGGTATGCATTCTGTTATTTCTTAACAAATCTTCACCAAAATGTGAATATGATCTTAACTGCCAAGGGTAGAGGCATGATTTTCAACCACTATTACCTGTTAGGCATTAATCTAACAGTAAACATGtaaataagactttaaaattctatatccatcctataaaatatcatgtataaaTATTAAGACAATAGGTAAGTTTGGGAACCAGGATAAATACAGTAGCCATCAACTCTGAGAACAAATGTGTCATGTGATTACTAGATGTGCTTTGCAAAAAGAGGAAAGTGGAGAGGGGCATTCCAAAACCATCTGTCTTTCCCAGGTATCTGCTTTCTGCCttacaaaaagcaaaaactatGAGTACACATAATGTATTTGATAACATCCTTACTCTGAGTCAATGTTCTCCAAGAACTTGTATCTTTGACCAAGCCTAGGAGAGTGCACACCATGGCTACCTTGTCGCCTCGTCAAACACGTGTCAAACCTATGTTCTTTCACTTAATACAAGTCCCACTCCCACCCTCAACTCCAGATACTGTGACTGATTCTACTCACAGGCCCTAGACTCTTTTTCTCACAAAGAAGAAAGAGCCAAGAAAAGATGCACAGAGTGCAAGGAGCACCAAGAGCTCTTGAAAGAATGCTGAAATCGTAGGGGTCAGAGAGCCAAAAGCCAAATCTCAGCACCCTTGGGCAGCCTGTCCTCCCTTCTCCCATTCTTACCCCTTTCCaaactctggtggctcagaaggtaaagaatccatctgcaatgcaagtaccaggttttgatccctgtgttgggaagatccactggagaagggaatggcaacccactccagtattctggcctacagaatcctgtggacagaggagcctcacgactacagtccatggggtcacagagtcagacacgactgagtgactaacactttcactagtcTTACTAAGTCACCTCAGGTTCTCAACCTGGATCTAtgtgagttgaaaaaaaaatacatcccgGTCATTTGTGATCAGTTCTCAGTTTTGGGATTGCCTGGCATCTTAGTCCTCTTCCTACATTTAAGaaagtctttcaaaaaaaaaaacaaacaaagaaatctTCCACGTTATGACTCTCCCTCCCAATAAAGCTATTGCTTCTATAGATACTTTCTTTTCCAGCCTTCTTTTTCTGCTAGAGAATGGACATATAATCTACGATCAACCAAAACTCTGAATGCAGAGCCAGTTTTACAAGAAAGCAGGAATATTGAACCCATTCTGCTACAGAAGGGGCATCAACTAAATGCTCTTCCAACTGGAGTGATTGTGTCTGGTGTTCACCAACTGCGTGGGGTCACCAGACTTACTGTATGATGTCAATCTGGATGTGGTCCTAGCAGCTGCTCAGCCTTCCCTTGTTCCAGTGTGTTTTCTCAACACGGTTATGGGAAGCCTTCTCAAGACTCTGTAAACTACCCAATATTGTTTCAATGAATTCCTCTCTACTTAAACAGCTTTCTACTGTTTGCTACTAAGAACTCTCATGGGGAACAAGATTTTTTTTACTTATGGTAtgcaatattttggtcatctgatgcgaacagctgactcactggaaaagtccctgatgctgggaaagattgagggcagagggaaaagagggtgttagaggatgagatggctggatggcatcaccaatgcaaagaatatgaatttgagcaaacttcaggagatggtgagggacagagaggcctggcatgctgcagttcatggggtcacaaagagtcggacatgactaggcaactgaacaacaacatgcagAACTAGTTAATACAGAAGGAAAAGGACAGGCCTTGAAGTCAGAAATAAACAGATTCAAACCTGGCTGTGCAATACACTAGTCGCCATGTGATCCTGAGCAAGTAACAACTGTTACCaggagggatcacaccatcaacCTCAGTACACTGTGAAGATTAACTGAGATAACACACTTCAGAGATCTGACACTCATGACCTTGTCATGAGGGTAAAGCCTAGGCCTTTTCCAGCattttttcactcaacaaatgGCACCACCTCCCATCTAACCATATTAGCCAGGAACTAGGAATTATCCTGTTTATCTTCCCTGCTAAGTCTGGTGGACTGTCTTCCTAAACAGCCTCcacatttatttccttctcataACCTTGTCTATGACCACCCCAATCCATGGTACTCTATTTTGCCAAGACAAGTTCAAAACTGTCTTGAACTTGAAAACTGTTTCAATAGCTTCCTAAAACTGTCCTCCttatgctaagctgcttcagttgtgtctgactctttgccactccatggactgtagcccgccaagctcctctgtccaagggattctccaggcacgaatactggaaagggtagccatgcccttctccaggggatcttctcaacccagggatcgaacccgcgtgtCTCCtacgtcttctgcactggcaggtgagttctttaccatagCACCAGGTGGGAATAGTCCCCGTGCaatccattttttaaactgaagtaagAATGATTTAGGTAAGTCTGAGCATTTCAAACACCCAGTCCCACCCAGCACAGCCTCCTGAAGTACCCTTGCTGTCACAGGCTCACAATGCTCTTCCCGCCCACTCTGCTCAGCGCTCTAGAGACACCAGCCTCCTCGCAAACCCCACTTCCTCCTGCCTAAGAGCCTCTGCCTGCAACTCTCTTTTCCTCCAACTGTCACATCCCTCACATGCCTACACATCCCTCACACCTCAGCTCAAGTAGCACTTCTTGGGGaatctttccttcttctctcaaACTGTATCAAATCTGCCCTGTAACTTACAACTCCATAAGCCCCTTGAATCTCtccttcatagcacttatcaGAGCTGCATTATTCAAGCCATTTTCATATCATCTACCTAGTTTCCTACTAAACCATAAGCTCCATGACGGCAGGAAGCATGTTTCTATCTACTTCTGTTCACTACTACTTCCCCAGGACTAACCACTGCTTCTACTACATACAGTTCACTGAACAGCTTGTTAAGAAATGACTAAATAGCACACTGCCCAGCATATGATGGATACTCAGTAAATATAAGCTTtccagactttaaaacaaataagACACTCTACTGATTTCAAACATAATTAACAAAAATGCataattaaacttttaataaTATAACTACAAATATTATAATCATATAATGTGAAATTAACCATACTTACTGGAATTCCTTGTAACTGTGGTTTATCTAGAAGATTATGTAGTTCATTTCGAGAGGCTTCTATCTTTTCACGATCTGCAGCATCTAtcatgtaacttaaaaaaaaaaagtgatctcaAAATGCCTCCACCATATTCTTTAATGATCACAAtgaacaaatttttaattttcttaatttatactACTGAAACTGTTGATCAAAATTAAGTCCTAGATTTTAAAAGGCTATCACCCCAAAATACTTAAGACTGTCCtaaagatacaaactactatatacagAATTAGATAACCTtcaaggatatattatatagcacaggaaattataccTATTATCTTTCAATAACCCATAATGGAATATAActtgcaaaaatactgaatcactatgctgtacacctgaaactaatactgtTAAGCAACTACACATCAATAAAATAAGCAGAGAAACAGACTATTCTTTAGGGGGCTAAGACATGACAGTAAAACATGTATGTATATCCATTAGCTCTTAGcaacatagagaaaaaaaaaagtgtcatttgATGATTACTTTTTAAAGTCTGATGTTAATGGGAAATTATACTAAGAAAATACCTAAAAAAGATTTTACTGccagaaattaaaattaagcctttaaaagtatgaaaaatgACTTATTCCCTTGAAACCTAAACTGACTATAAGGGGAGATGGGGGACCAGGGGGTCAGGATGGAAGGGAGGCACCTTACACAATAGCATTGACTCCTCTGCAGTACCGTTCCCACATGCTCCGGAAGCGGGGTTGTCCTCCTATGTCCCAAATCTTCAAATCAAGATAGACAAATCTTAATAACAATATTTCAAATAACACAGTGAAGAAAAAAGCTGCagatagaagagaaaaaatgaagcagATATGCTCAGCTCCACAATGTGAGAGCCAAACTGCTTTGGAAAAAACTGAGCTCAAACAAGCTCTTGACGTGGAAGTTCTTGGGGCCATTTCTGAACTTGAAGTCCATATTTAATATGTTTACGTTAGATCTAATATGTGCTGCGTGGCAAAGATTTCATATTGGGGCAATACTTTCTTTGCCTGTTAACCAATAGATTTCCAATACTGAAaacctattctttaaaaaatagtactCTTAGAATCTGCATGATCATGCACCATCCACATTTGAagtccaagagaaaaaaaaacacttcattcAGAATCTATTAGAGTTTAATTGTCTGATGGGGTATATATATTAGAATGTAATCATTTTCAATTATTCCGTATATAACATAGAAAATATTCCTACCTAGGTGcttttcttatataaaattattttatccatATGAAAGCCACCGACTACAGTCATTTCACCATTATGGCTACTCTGTAGGGCTATGTAAAGGTCTTAAGTCATGATGTTTATCTTCAAAAGGCTTCCAGTTTAGCTACAAACACTGGACACATGCATAATGACATACACATGAGACATCAGAAGCTTCATTAGATAAGCTACAGAAAGAATTTAGTAAACAGCTTCTGTGAGCCACAAGAACTGGATAAAACGGCCATAAGGGTTCAGGCTGTAGAAGCAAAACTCCCCACATGAACAAAGgagtcaaaaataataaaaataaattaaaaactggtCCAACAGTCCACAATGCAAACCTATCAAACTTATTCTAGAAACAAAATTATGTtaaactaattaattttttactgttttatagttttaattttagggcttagtagtaaagaaaggaaaactaggTTACCGTATTTGCTACCATAAATACAATACTAAGTTACCAATATTATAAACAGTTACTCTCTTTCAACATAAATTATTCATGAAATACATGCAATATTACATTCCAAACACTCTGAAGATGGGATTTTTATTTCCTAGGAACATCTAAATCCCAAATATTACTTTTGCCAACCCATATGCAAAGTTTTTTATGAGACTTAACATTTCAACACTTAAACATTTGTATCTattagagaaagaaggaaaaaaattaatttatactcTTTTGGAACATGCCCAATTAAGAACTGCCAATACTCAtgtaaaaaccaaaagaaacaaacagaaaaactccTAATTTGTATGTGCTAACAATTTACATCAAGTATGGCAAGCAGCTGACGTACCTTTATTGTGACGTTACCTTTAGTTACTTTTCTCATGTTGAAGCCCACTGTAGGTATCATATCTTcactgaactgacctgactgaatgaaagaaaacatttgaagttAGACTAATTGTTACTTATTAAAACTGCAACACTGTACAACCTTTCACATCAACTTTACTTCTGTacccatattcagttcagttcagtcgctcagtcctgtccgactccttgcaaccccatgaatcgcagcacaccaggcctccctgtccaccaccatctcccggagttcactcaaacccacgtccatcgagtcggtgatgccatccagccatcccatcctctgtcgtcccctcttcctcctgcccccaatccctcccagcatcagagtcttttccaaggagtcaactcttcacacaaggtggccaaagtactggagtttcagctttagcatcattccttccaaagaacacccagggctgatctcctttagaatggactggttggatctccttgcagtccaagggactctcaagagtcttctccaacaccacagatcaaaagcatcaattcttcggctctaaGCAAGTAACTAATTTTTTAGTGATGGTAACCTTAAGAAAATATTCCTGATAGCCATAGATTTTGAAGAGatgcatttttttcattcatagaCATTCtccttttaaagatattttcgaAACTAATgcaaattttacatatttttaagtttaagaaaaatactGTACAACTACTTAAGAAATCTGTTATGTAAATTTCCTCCACCTATACATACATTTTTGTATACAAGGTAGAAGTAAATCAGAAGCAAATGGTCAGAGTTTTCTATTTGTAGCACTGAAATTATATTGACAATACTGTTAAAATTCACTGTTGCTCTTCTGAGTCAGCTTTTTAATAATGCTTACAAAATGTTTTTTCATAAAGATGATCCTCCTTTTATGTAGGATTCTATTCTATTCAATTCCATTCTCTTTTTGGTTTATAACCTTCCTGTCAGAGACCAAAATTAAGTATCTTCTaatactatttatatttttaaatgtttatgattacacagtgtaACAAAggtccattttacaaatggatcTATAAATCCACACTTTCCTGACTAGACTGACGTGAAATGGCAAATTTCATATAGCGGAAGTTCTATATCTGAGTCCTCAATTCTTTCCCATTAGTCTGTTTTTTTCCAATTGGAAATAAATTAGGATTACACAAATTACTGTAGCTTATCTATATATTATTCTAAATAGAAGATCAAGAATTTGGAATGTTTAGAAATGTGGTTCATTGCTCACATTTGAAATAAACTTTAGAAAGTAATTATTTCTGTTACAATACTGCCTGCCTTTTATCAACTCTTGATATTGAACCAAGTCTCTCCACCCAAGCACATATGTCTGTCCACTCAAACATTCTTTATATCCTCTAGTGAAGTACACCTAATGAGTCACATTAATActgattttatatattatgtattttgcGACTTGGGAATATGAACTCTATCAACACGGGGCTCTTTAACAAAATGGGACTATTTTAAAGTCCCTAACATCGGCCAACTATTAGCCACACATTCATTTCAAAATGTCTACAAGTACTGAGCACAATGAATTCCAATTTCACAAGCTAATTTCTTCTACATATCCCCCAAAATGttctacttctttttcttttcccctactGTTCAGTGGCATTTGggctaattttagaaaaaatgttaatataaccATAATCACTATTTTATTTTCACCTGTCAAACAGTACAATTTTCAGAACTTTCACATATATGATTTATATGTGAAGATTTAGTTGTGATATCAAATGTACATATATCAAAACTAGCCatgacaaaagaataaaacatataaCCTGATTAAAACATGAGCAAAGGTAACATCAAAGGCATGCTCTATAAAGGAAATAAGCTAATAACTTCATTAACACTTCTGCTCTgaaaaagacaatgtcaaagagaCTCAAAACAAGCCACAGAGtaggggaaaaatatttgcaaaagacacctGATAAAAGACTATTACTGGAAATATACAATGGAActgttaaaactcaacagtatGAAAACAATCCAACTAAAATATAAGCCTAAGATCTCACCAAAggagatacacagatggcaaagaaGCACAGGAAAAGACGCACCACATCATATGTCACCATGAAAATGCAATTCagaacaatgagataccactgcaAACCATTTAGAGTGGCCCAAATCTGGTATTTTTTTATAACATCAAATGcagatgaggatgtggagcaagAGGAACTCTCAGTCACTGCTGATAGGTTTGCAGAATGGTGCAGCTACTTTGGCAGACAGCTGACAGTATTTTACAAAACCAAACGTATtc comes from the Bos mutus isolate GX-2022 chromosome 22, NWIPB_WYAK_1.1, whole genome shotgun sequence genome and includes:
- the ARL8B gene encoding ADP-ribosylation factor-like protein 8B; amino-acid sequence: MTGSASWLRPPSPASVRLCRAGAPRSRWRGPGRGPLVWRSSPPPLPARSPVRPSSLPAAIMLALISRLLDWFRSLFWKEEMELTLVGLQYSGKTTFVNVIASGQFSEDMIPTVGFNMRKVTKGNVTIKIWDIGGQPRFRSMWERYCRGVNAIVYMIDAADREKIEASRNELHNLLDKPQLQGIPVLVLGNKRDLPNALDEKQLIEKMNLSAIQDREICCYSISCKEKDNIDITLQWLIQHSKSRRS